The genomic interval CGGGCTCGGCGTGCGGCGCGACCGCGCGGCCCAACCGCGCTTGACGAGATCGACCGCATCCGGCCACGGGCGCACGCGGCTCTCGCGCGGCCGAACATCCCAGCGGGCTTCGAGCGGCACGGTTTCAACGCGACGCGCCAGTCGCATGGCCGCACGCAACGATTCGGCGTTGATGGCCCACACGGGCGCGTCGCTCATCGGCTGGTCGCCGTTTTCCTTGAGCAGGTCGCGCACCACGGTCACGCGCATCAGGCGGAAGCCGCTGAACGGATCCTGTACGCCGGGCACGGTGAGGAACGAGCGAATGGGCCACAATGCACGCAGGTAACGCACGGCGCGGGCAAACTTGCGCACCGGTTCAGGCGCCGTGGCGCCGAGCACTCGGTCAACGATCACCGCGTCGGCACCCCCTTCGAACCGTTTGACGAGTTCCGGGAGATGCTCGGGGAGATCGGTGAAATCGGCCTGCATGAGCACCACCGCGTCGCGA from Gemmatimonadota bacterium carries:
- a CDS encoding glycosyltransferase family 2 protein, whose product is MLYICIPSYNEAPTVGVLLWRIRKVFQEYSREYEVIVYDDGSTDGTREALAPYAKVMPITVIGRKDHRGYAAAVDALFRTASDRTKYPRRDAVVLMQADFTDLPEHLPELVKRFEGGADAVIVDRVLGATAPEPVRKFARAVRYLRALWPIRSFLTVPGVQDPFSGFRLMRVTVVRDLLKENGDQPMSDAPVWAINAESLRAAMRLARRVETVPLEARWDVRPRESRVRPWPDAVDLVKRGWAARSRRTPSPVV